The following DNA comes from Agromyces mangrovi.
GTCGAACGGGCGCATCGAGCTCGACGACGTGACCGGCACCGTCGAGGTCGAAACCTCGAACGGGCGCATCATCGGCAACGACCTCACCGGCGACGGCGTCGACGCGAGCACCTCGAACGGACCCATCGAGATCGAGCTCGGCACTCCGCAGGACGTCACGGCGCGAACGTCGAACGGACCCATCGAGCTGCGCGTGCCCGGCGGCCCCTACGCCGTCGAGACCGACACCTCGAACGGCCGCGTCGACGTCGACATCGCCACCGACCCGAACGGCGAGTTCACGCTCGACCTGCGCACCTCGAACGGGTCGATCGACGTCACCGAGTCCTGACCCAGGACTGCGAGCGGATGCCATCGCGAGCGGCTCCGCTCTCCGTCGACGGTTCGCGACGTGTGTGACGCCGTGTGAATCACAATTCACTTCCCATCGTCGCGCGGAGCCGCTACGCTGCCCGCATGCCCACCGCACGTGCCGCCCTCGTCACCGCCGCCGGGGGCGGATTCTCGCCCGCGGAGATCGAGCTCGATGACCCGATCGGGCGCGAGGTGCTGGTCGACGTGCGGGCCGCGGGGCTGTGCCACACCGACTTGACGATGTCGCATGCCGATCTCGGCATACCGCTCCCCGCCGTGTTCGGGCACGAGGTCGCGGGCGTCGTCGCAGCGGTCGGTCCGGACGCGACCGGCGTCGCAGTGGGCGACCACGTCGTCGGATGCCTCGTGCAGCACTGCGGCACCTGCGACCGCTGCCGTGCCGGCCGCGCCACGCTCTGCCGCCAACCGGGCGCGACCCTGCGCGACGCCGAGGCGCCGCCTCGCCTTACCCGCGACGGCGCGCCGCTGCACCAGATGGTCGGCATCGGTGGCTTCGCCGAACGCGTGCTGGTCGACGAGCGGCAGCTCGTGGTCGTCTCGCGCGAGCTGCCGTTCGCGCAGGCGGCGCTGCTCGGGTGCGGCGTGCTGACGGGCGTGGGCGCGGTGCGCAACGCCGCACGGGTGCGGGCCGGCGACGCGGTCGCGGTGATCGGCGCGGGCTGCGTGGGGCTCAGCGCGATCGCCGCGGCAGCTGCCGCCGGAGCAGACCGCATCGTCGCGGTCGACCTCGTCGCCGAGAAGCTCGAGGCGGCTCGCTTGTTCGGTGCGACGCACGTGGTCGACTCGTCGGTCGCCGACGACCCGGTGGCGGCGGTGCGCGCGGCGACGGGCGGCGGCGCCGATTCGGTGCTCGACGTGGTCGGCGTGCAGGCGACCGCCGAGCAGGGCCTCGCGATGACCGCACCCGGCGGCGGCCTCTACGTGGTCGGCGTGATGGACCCGACCGCGCGCATCTCGCCCCGCCTGTTCGGCCTCATCTCCGCGCAGCGCCGCATCCAGGGCGTGTACATGGGCGCGGCAGACCCGCGCCGCGACATCCCCGAGATCGCCCGCATGGCCCGCTCGGGCGCACTCGACCTCGGTGCGCTCGTGAGCGCCGAGGTCGGCCTCGACGACATCGACGAGGGGTACCGGATGCTGCGCGACCCGAACGTGGTGCGCGTCGTCGTCGGGTTCTGACGGCGCACGGTCAGCGATGCGCGGGCGCGCCCTCCGGGAGAAACCGCGACGGCACGTCGAAGTAGCGCGGGTCGCACTGGTGCGCGCGGAAGAACGTGAGGATGAACCCCATGCGCTCGTCGAAGTCCTCCCAGATCGGGGCGTCCGAGTGGGTGGCGTCGCCGCCGGGCGACTGGTGGAAGCGCAGGAACAGCAGCACGAGCTCGGGGTCGGCGAGCGCCGCCAGGCTGACCGGGAACTGCGCGCCCGCGAGGTAGCCGGGCGGAGCGACGTCGTCGGTCACGTCGATCGGGCCGTCGGGCGTCTCGAGGTGCACGAACCGGGTCGTGACCAGCCCGAACAGGCCGCCGAGCGGCATCGCCTCGTCGATGAAGCGGTCGACGAGCTCCTGCTCGTGGGCGCCGATGAGCGCATTGCCCAGCAGCACGCGCTCGGCGATCTCGCGTTCGAGCTCGGCGCGATGGTCGGCCGAGCAGGTCGAGGCATCCGCTGCACGTGCCAGCATCGCGGCCCGCTGGTAGCAGCGCACCGCGGCCGCGAGCCCCGGCCGGCCGTCGAAGACCGGGTCGACGAGCGCGCGCCCCATCGCCTCGGGCGTGGCATCGCCGGTGCGCTCGACCTCGGTGAGCCAGCGCAGCAGCGGCGGCGCGACGTCGCGGATGATCGCCAGGTTGCCGGCGGCCACGCCCTCCGAGCCGAGGCCGAACGACGCGCCATCGCCGCGGATCACCGCGCCCGCCGTGCCGCTCGCCCACGCGCCGAACGCGAACCAGTTGAGATTCGCGCGCCCGATCACGTCGGCCAGCGCGAACGCGATCTCGCGGTAGCAGAGCGTGATGAGCCGGTTGCGCGCCGCCGGGTCCTCGGTCGCGACGACTTGCTCGAGCACCGCGGTCGCGGTCTGCGTCGACGTCATGTGCACTCCCGGCGGTCGCCCCGGCCGGACCCGTCGCCCCGGCCTGGCGCCGATGCTAGCGCGGGCACCCGCCCGGCGGCATCCGTGCTCGCCCTGCCGGGTTAGGGTCGAAGGATGAGTCGTACCGTCTGGACCGTCATCGGCGTGATCGCCGCCGTCGCCATCGCCTGGGTGCTGGTGGAGGTCGTGTTCAGCGTGCTGTGGTTCCTCGTGAAGTTCGCGATCGTCGCGGTGGTCGCCGTGATCGTGTTCTTCCTGCTGCGCGCGTGGGCGACGAAGGACCGCGGGGCGCGCTCGATCGAGCGCTGAGCCGAGGCGAGCGCTCAGACGTCGATGCGCAGCCGCACGCCGACGGAGTCGTCGACGTCGAGCCCCTCGGCCTCCTGCACCCACTTCTTGATCGGCACGATGTAGCCGCCGTCCTTCGGCCAGAGCGACGTGGTCCACTCGCTGCCGCCGACGCGCACCGCGACCGGGATCATGCCCCAGCCGTACGTGACTGCGGGCGCGACCTCGTGGATCGCCTCCGCCTCGGCCGGCGGCACCGTCACGAAGTGGAACGGCGCGGGCCCGCGCCAGTACCAGAGCACGCCGCTGAACCTCAGCTCCATGCGCGCCAGCATAGCGGTGCGGCGCTTTTCAGGAACGGCCGGGTGGGCCATGCACGAGATGTGCGTCGGTGGGCGACTTCGCGCCCGAATCGTGCGCTCCCTGGGCTCGCGTGCTGCATTCCACCGGCCGCCTGCGGCCGGCTCCTGAAAAGTGCCGCATCGCGCGCGGTCAGGGGCGGGCGGATGCCTCGTCGGCGGCCAGCACCCGGCGGGCGAGCATCGTCGAACCGGCGACCGCGGCCGGCATCGTGAGCACGGCCCCGCCGGGCAGCATGAACAGCAGCTGCGTGGCCACGCCGAAGCCGAGCATGCGAGCGCGGTGGCCCCGGAGCATCCGTCGCCGTTCGGTGCCGTCGATGCCGCGCGCATCGAACGCGCGGCCCGTGAGCTCGCGCGCCAGCAGACGGCCAGACAGCACGACGCCGAGCACGGCCGCGGTGACCGACCCCACGACGGGCACGAACCCGACCAGCAGCACGAGGCCCGCGTTGAGCGTGCCGACTCCGACGAGCACCGCACCCGACGCCGCGGCCTTCCAGAAGCCCGGGCCCTCGTCGGGCACCTCGCCGCCCTCGTCGATCTCGACGGCGCGCCAGATGCGCTCGTAGAACGGGTCGCCGACGGTGAGGGTCACCGCGGTGAACGTGACGGCCGCGAGCAGGATCGTCGCACCGAAGAGGGCCGCGCCGACCGCGACGCGCAGGGCGATCGCCCAGCCGGCGTCCCAGGCGTCTGCGAACGGGGTCATCCAGGTGACCAGGTCGCCGACGGTCGCGCCGAGGGCGACGAGTGCGGCCAGCACGAGGAGCGCGACGATCGCCGCGGGCACGAGACCGAGTGCCATGGTGCCCGGGCACGTGCGCCACATCGCGAAGCCGCGCAGCAGGTCGCCCGCGCCTGCGAGCAGGGAGCGGATCACGCGGCTGGTTCCGCGGCCGAGTTCGCGACCGGCTCGGTGAAGGCTGCGGCCAGGATGCGCCGCCGCAGCGCATTCGCCCGCTCGGCGAAGCCGCGCTGGCGCCTGACGTACTCGGCCTTGCCCTCGGCCGTCTCGATCGCGACCGGCTCGGCGCCCCACGGGCGCACGTCGTACGGCGACGCCGCCATGTCCAGCCAGCGGATGTCGCGGGCCAGGTCGAACGCGTCGAGCAGCAGCTCGCCCGGCACCAGCGGCCCGAGCTTCACGGCCCACTTGTAGACGTCCATGTTCGCGTGCAGGCAGCCGGGCTGCTCGAGTAGGGCCTGCGTCTCGCGGGTCGGAGCGAAGCGGTTGCGCGGCACCGCCTCGTCGGTGAAGAACCGGAACGCGTCGATGTGCGTGCAGCGCAGGTCGTTCGCCTCGACGACCTCGTCGGTGCCGCGCTTGCCGAGCCGTAGGGGCACGTCGTGGCGGTGCTCGGCCTGCCGGTAGACCATCGCCCACTCGTGCAGGCCGAAGCAGCCGAACGATGCCGGGCGGGCGGCGGTGAGGCGCAGCATCCGCTCGACCGTGCCGAGCAGGCCCGCTTTCTCGGCGGCCATCGCTTCACGGTCGACCACGAGCGAGCCGGGCGCCCTGCCCGTGGCGTACCAGCGCCACTCGGCGCGGGGCGTGTCCGAGGCATCCGCCAGCTCGACCCCGGCACCCGGATGCCACCGCCGCAGCACGCGCGGCGAGTACGAGTAGTACGTGAACAGGAAGTCGTCGATCGGATGCGACTCGCCCGCCGCGACCCTCGCCCGGCGCGCGGCCGTGAGGGCGCCGGCCCGCTCCGCGTGGGCGCGCTCGCGCTCGCGCCAGTCGGCTCCTTCGAGCCGCACGGGCGCGGCCTGCGTCGGGGCCGTCGCGGTCATGCTCACCCGACGAGGATATTCGCCGACCCTGCGCCCGCGCGTGGGGGCGGCGCTTTTCAGGAGGCCCGGCTGGGCGCCCGGTGGATGGCTGCGTGCCGGGCGCGTCGGCGCTCGATTCCGTCCGGATCGGCAGCTCCACCCGCCGGAATCGTGCACCGCCCGCCCGGCGCTCCTGAAAAGCGACGTCCTTCCCCGGAGGGTCGGCGGGCGGTGGGAGGATGGCCGCGTGCTGCTCCAGGAGCTCGTCGACACGGCCGCGGCGGTCGCCGCGACGCGGTCGCGGCTGGCCAAGGTCGACGCGCTCGCCGGGATGCTCGGGAGACTGGGGGTCGACGAGATCGCGCCCGCGATCGGCCTGCTGCTCGGCGCCCCGCGGCAGGGGCGATTGGGCGTCGGCTGGCGCGGGTTCAGCGCGCAGCAGGTGGCGCCGGCCGCCGAGCCGACGCTCGCCGTCGCCGACGTCGACGCGCGGCTCGACCGCCTCGCGGCCGTCGCGGGGAGGGCTCGGCCGCAGCCCGTGCCGCGGAGCTGGGCGACCTGCTCGCCCACGCCACTGCCGCCGAGCAGGACTTCCTCGGCCGCGCCCTCCTCGGCGAGGTGCGCACGGGCGCGCTCGCGGGCGTCGTCACCGATGCGATCGCCCGCGCGTCCGACCTGCCGGGGGAGACCGTGCGCCGCGCCGCGATGCTGTCGGGCGACCTCGGGGAGACCGCACGCCTCGCGCTCGCGGGCGAGCCCGGCGCGGTGGCGGCGGTGGGCCTCGAGGTCATGCGACCGGTGCAGCCGATGCTCGCGGCCACCGCGGCATCCGCTGCGCTCGCGATCCAGGCCGTCGGCGAGGCATCCGTCGAGTTCAAGATGGACGGTGCGCGCATCCAGGTCCACCGCGCGGGCGACGACGTGCGGGTGTTCACGCGCACGCTCGCCGACATCACGCACCGCGTGCCCGAGGTCGTCGAGGTGGTGCGGCGGATGCCCGTGCGCGACGTGATCCTTGACGGCGAGACGCTCGCGCTCGCCGACGACGGCCGGCCGCGCCCGTTCCAGGACACGATGGCGCGCTTCGGCGCCGAGGTCGCGCGCGAGGCGACGCTGCACCCGTGGTTCTTCGACGTGCTGCACGTCGACGGGCGCGACCTCCTCGACGAGCCGCTCGCCACCCGGCTCGCCGAGCTCGCACGCATCACCGGCCCGCACCGGATGCCCGGCGAGGTGACGGCCGACCCGGACGCTGCCGAGCGGGTCGCGGCGGAGGCGCTCGCCGCGGGCCACGAGGGCGTCGTCGTGAAGGCGATCGAGTCGGCGTACGCCGCCGGCCGCCGCGGCTCGAGCTGGATGAAGGTGAAGCCCGTGCACACCTACGACCTCGTCGTGCTCGGCTGCGAGTGGGGGTCGGGGCGCCGCGAGGGCTGGCTGTCGAACCTGCACCTCGGCGCGCGCGACCCCGAGGGCGAGTTCGGCGAGCCCGGTGGGTTCGTGATGGTCGGCAAGACGTTCAAGGGGCTCACCGACGAGCTGCTGCGCTGGCAGACGGAGCGCTTCCCCGAGATCGAGGTGCGGCGCACGGCGCACACGGTGTTCGTCGAGCCGGTCACGGTCGTCGAGATCGCGATCGACGGGGTGCAGCGGTCGAGCCGCTATCCGGGCGGGGTCGCGCTGCGGTTCGCGCGCGTCAAGCGCTACCGCGACGACAAGGCGGCAGGCGAGGCGGACACGATCCAGGCGCTGCGCGGCCTGCTGTGGGGCTGAGGCCGCCGCGAGGCATCCGCTCGCCTCTGTCACGACCCGGCAACGATCTGCTCACGAACGACGGATGCGGCGTGGAGCATCCGCTACCCGAGGAGTAGCGTCGGCCGCGCGAGCACCATGTGACGTTCGTCGAGGGAGATGAGCACATGCGCCTGGGGGTGGCGTCGCGCACGGGGAGCGGCTTCCGCGCGCCCGCGATGCCGCACGGCGAACGGTCAGCGCGTCTTCTTCGGGTCGGTCGAGCGACGCACCACGAGCTCCGGCTGGAACACGGTCTGGCGGGGGATGGACTCGGGGTCGTTCGCCTCCTCGAGCAGCGTGCGCAGCGCGGTGCGGCCGATCATGCCGCTCGGCTGGCGCATCGACGACAGCGGCACGGCCGCGGCGCCGGCGAACGAGATGTCGTCGAAGCCGATGATCGCGATCTCCTCGGGCACGAGGATGCGGCCCTCGACGACGAGCGCCTGCAGCAGGCCGAGCGCGATGAGGTCGTTCGCGGCGAACAGCGCATCCGGACGCTGCGCGCGGGGTCGCTCGATGATGCGGGTGCCAGCGGCGACGCCCTCCGCGACGGTGAGCTCGGTGGTCGCGACGACCTCCAGGTCGACCGGGAAGCCGGCGTTCTCGGCTGCGGCGCGCGCACCGGCGAGGCGGTCGGCGACCTGGTGGATGTCGAACGGGCCGCCCACGTACGCGATGCGACGACGACCGGTATCGATGAGGTGCTCGACCGCCATGCGGCCGCCCGACACGCTGTCGACCGAGACGGAGCTGAAGCGCCCGTCGCCGCTGAAACGATCCACCAGGACGGCGGGGATGCCCCGCTGACGCAGGCGCTCGAGCCTGGTGTGCACGTCGTCGTACGGCGAGATGAGGACGCCCCGCACCTGCTGCTCCTCGAACAGGTCGAGGTAGAGCCGCTCGCGCGCGACGTCCTGGTCGGTGTTGCCGTAGAGGATCGCGATGTTGTGCTTCGATGCCTCGTCCTCGGCGCCGCGCACCACGTCGTTGAAGAACGGGTTCTGGCCGTCGAGCACCACGAAGCCCACGGTCGTGCTCGTGCCGGCGCGGAGCTTGCGGGCGGCATCGTTGCGCACGTACCCGAGCTCCTCGATCGCGCGGTTGACGCGCGCGATCGACTCCGCCGAGACCTCGCCCGGGCGGTTGAGCACGTTCGAGACCGTGCCGACCGATACACCGGCGTGTTGAGCAACGTCCCTGATGCTCGTGGCTGCCATTGCGGTTCCTCGTCGTCGATGAGCTGCGTGGTGGTCGGGGAGGAGGTGACTTGACCTCGGCACCCGCCGTCCATAGAGTAGCCCTGAACTTGATCTGAATCGATTCAGAGACATTTCAACCCGTACACAGCAACACCTCGACGAGGAGGAGCAATGGTGCAGACGAGCACCTCAGCCAGCGCGGCACCCCCGCGCTGGAGCTCTCACGAGTCGTGAAGTCCTTCGGAGCAGTCGTCGCACTGAGCTCCGGCAGCCTCACGCTCGAACAAGGATCCATCCACGCGCTGATCGGTGAGAACGGCGCCGGCAAGTCGACGCTCGTGAAGATCGTCGCCGGCCTCTACCGCCGCGACTCGGGCGACTTCCGCCTGCGCGGCGAGGACGTCGACTTCTCGAACACGGCCCAGTCGAAGGCAGCGGGCATCGCCGTCATCTACCAGGAGCCGACGCTGTTCCCCGACCTGTCGGTCACCGAGAACATCTTCATGGGCCGCCAGCCCACCAACCGGTTCGGCCGCATCGACCGCAAGGCCATGCGCACCGAGGCAGTCGAGATCTTCGAGCGCCTCGGCGTTCGCCTCGACCCCGACCGCCTCACCGAGGGCCTGTCGATCGCCGACCAGCAGATCATCGAGATCGCCAAGGCCATCTCGCTCGACGCGCGCGTGCTCATCATGGACGAGCCGACCGCGGCGCTCTCGGGCGTCGAGGTCGAGCGGCTGTTCGCCGTCGCGCGGAGCCTCCGCGACGAGGGCCGTGCGCTGCTGTTCATCTCGCACCGCTTCGACGAGGTGTTCGACCTGTGCGACACCGTCACGGTCATGCGCGACGGCAAGTACATCGACACCATGCCGATCGCGGAGACGTCGATCGACGAGCTCGTGCGCCTCATGGTCGGCCGCGACGTCACCGAGATGTTCCCGAAGCTGCCCGCCGAGATCGGCGACGACGTGCTCGTGGTCGACGGGCTCACCAGCACGGGCGTCTTCCACGACATCTCGTTCACCGTGCGCTCGGGCGAGATCGTCGGCCTCGCCGGCCTCGTCGGCGCGGGCCGCAGCGAGGTCGTGCGCGCCATCTTCGGCGTCGACCACTACGAGACGGGCAGCGTGCAGGTCAACGGCCAGCCGCTGCGCAAGGGTCGTCCGACCGCGGCGATGGCGCAGGGCATCGCGCTCGTGCCGGAGGACCGCCGCAAGCAGGGCCTCGTGCTCGACCAGAGCGTGACGCGCAACGTCACGCTCGCGATCCGCAAGCGCCTCGCCAAGTGGGGCCTCATCTGGGGCGGCCTCGAGAACGCGTCCGCCGAGATCTGGGCGAGCCGACTCGAGGTCAAGACCGCCGCGCTCGACGCGGAGACCGGCACCCTCTCGGGCGGCAACCAGCAGAAGGTCGTGCTCGGCAAGTGGCTCTCGACCGAGCCGAAGGTGCTCATCGTCGACGAGCCGACCCGAGGCATCGACGTCGGCACCAAGGCCGAGGTGCACCGCCTCATCTCGAAGCTCGCCCAGGAGGGCCTCGCGATCATCATGATCTCGTCGGAGCTGCCCGAGGTGCTCGGCATGGCCGACCGCGTGCTTGTCATGCGCGAGGGCCGCCTCACGGGCGAATTCGATCGAGCGGATGCCACGCCGGAGGCCGTCATGTTCGCCGCGACCGCGGAAGGAGCGGCAGCATGACCGCCGTCGACACCAAGCCGTCCGCCGGCAACGCCTTCGCGCGCAGCATCGGGCACGTGCTCAAGGCCCGCGAGACGGGCATCGCGATCGCGCTGATCGCGGTCATCGTCGTCGCGACGGTGAGCAACCCGAACTTCCTCTTCTCGTCCGACGGGTTCCGCGACCTGCTGCTGACGCCGTCGCTGCTCATGGTCGTGGCCGTGGGCCAGGCGATCGTGATCATCACGCGCAACGTCGACCTGTCGGTCGGCTCGGTCCTCGGCCTCACGGCCTACCTGACCGGCCGCCTGTTCATCGACATCCCGGGCATCCCGCCGATCCTGGTGTTCGTCGCCGGTGTCGGCCTCGGCGCCCTGCTCGGCCTCATCAACGGCGCGCTCGTCGCGTTCGCGAAGGTGCCCGCGCTCGTGATCACGCTGGGCACGCTGTACATCTACCGCGGCATCAACGTGGCGTGGACGGGCAGCGACCGCATCAACGCGTCCGACCTGCCGGCATCGTTCCGCGACCTCGGCACGGGCGAGCTGCTCGGCATTCCACTGCTGACGATCTTCGCGGTCATCGTGCTGGTCGTCGCGGCCTGGTACCTGCGCAACCTGCGCAGCGGTCGCGAGCTCTACGCCATCGGCTCCGACCCGGCCGCCGCGCACCTGTACGGCCTGCGCGTCACCCGCCGCGTGATCGCCGCGTTCGTCGTGAGCGGTGCGCTCGCCGGTGTCGCGGGCGTGCTCTACGCCGCCCGCTACGGCACGGTGAGCTCGAGCGCCGGCCTGGGCCTCGAGCTCCAGGCGATCGGTGCGGCCGTCATCGGCGGTGTCGCGATCTCGGGCGGCGTGGGCACCGTGTGGGGCGCCGCGATCGGCGCCTACCTGCTGCTGACCATCAACCGCGCCCTGCCGATCGTCGGCATCCAGGACTTCTGGCAGCGGGCCGTGGTCGGCGTGCTCATCATCGGCGCGATCGTGCTCGACCGCGTGCTCGCGGTGCGCCAGCATCGACGACTCATCGAACAACGGGAGGAGAAGCCATGACGTCCGCGATCGACACCGAACACGGCCGACGCACCTACTCGGCCCACGCGCACCCGCTGTGGCGTCGCCTGCTCGTCACGCGCGAGTCGGCCATCATCGGGCTGCTCTTCCTCGTCGTGCTCGTCGCCACCATCGCGGTGCCGAACTTCGACAGCCCGCTGACCCTCACGTTCCTGATCCGCGAGATCGCACCGATCCTGCTGATCGCCCTGCCGATGACGCTCATCATCATCACCGAGGAGATCGACCTCTCGGTGGCGAGCATCGTGGGCCTGTCGAGTGTCATCACGGGCCTCGGGGTGCAGGCCGGCTGGCCGCTGCCGTTCGCGGCGGTCGTCGCGATCCTCGTCGGCACGGTTGCCGGTGCCATCAACGGCGCCCTGGTCACGTTCGTCGGCCTGCCGTCGCTCGCCGTCACGATCGGTACGCTCGCGCTGTTCCGCGGCATCGCCGTGGGCCTCCTCGGCACGACCGCGATCAGCGACTTCCCGGAGTTCTGGACCGACCTGACACGCATGAACATCCCCGGCACGCCGATGCCGCTGATCATCGTGCCGTTCCTCGTGCTCGCGATCATCTTCGGGGTGCTGCTGCACTTCACGCCGTTCGGGCGCTCGCTCTACGCGATCGGCCTGAACAAGGAGGCGGCCGCGTTCTCGGGCATCAACGTCGGGCTCACGAAGTTCTGGCTGTTCGTCATGAGCGGCGCGGTCTCGGGCTACGCCGGCGTGTACTTCACGCTGCTGTACAACAACGCCCGCGGCGACAACGCCACCGGCCTCGAACTGCAGATCATCGCCGCGGTGCTCCTCGGCGGCGTCTCGATCTTCGGTGGTCGCGGTGCGCTGCCCGGCGTGATCGCCGGCGTACTGCTCATCGGCACCCTGTCGAGCGCGCTGCGCCTGGCCGGCGTGACCAGCGACATCATCAACGTCATCACCGGTGTGCTCCTCGTGGCATCGGTGGTGTCCGCAAGCTTCCTCGCCTGGCTGCGCACCAAGCGCGTCTCGGCGATCGGGAGGAAGAAGGGCCGAGCTGAGGCATCCGATGGCTGAAGGCCCCCTGTCACCAAGACCGGAACAGTAACGCACCAAGGAAGGAAACAATGATGTTCACTCTCAAGAGGAAGCGCTTCGGCGTCGGGCTCGCGGCGGTCGCCGCGACGGCCGCGCTCGTGCTCACCGGCTGCTCGTCGGACGGCTCGTCGGACGGCGGCTCGTCGGACGGCGGCTCGGACGCCGGTTCGTCGGACGTGTCGATCACGATGCTGCCGAAGAACCTGGGCAACCCGTACTTCGACACCTCCACCGGCGGTGCCGAGGAAGCGGTGTCGGAGATGGGCGGCACGTTCGAGGAGGTCGGCCCGTCGGAGGCGTCGCCGACGTCGCAGGTGCAGTACATCCAGACCGCTGCGCAGCAGGGCGTGGGTGGCCTGATCGTGTCGGCGAACGACCCGGAGGCGATCTGCGACGCGCTCGACGAGGCGCGCAGCGTCGGCGTCAAGGTCGTCACGTTCGACTCGGACACCAACCCCGAGTGCCGTGACCTGTTCATCAACCAGGCCACTGCGGAGGGCATCGCGCAGGTGCAGGTCGACCTGATCACCGAGCAGATCGGTGACGAGGGCCAGATCGCGATCCTGTCGGCCTCGGCCAACGCGACGAACCAGAACGCGTGGATCGAGATGATGGAGGCCGAGCTCGAGGCGAACCACCCGAACGTGGAGCTCGTCGAGGTC
Coding sequences within:
- a CDS encoding zinc-binding dehydrogenase; this encodes MPTARAALVTAAGGGFSPAEIELDDPIGREVLVDVRAAGLCHTDLTMSHADLGIPLPAVFGHEVAGVVAAVGPDATGVAVGDHVVGCLVQHCGTCDRCRAGRATLCRQPGATLRDAEAPPRLTRDGAPLHQMVGIGGFAERVLVDERQLVVVSRELPFAQAALLGCGVLTGVGAVRNAARVRAGDAVAVIGAGCVGLSAIAAAAAAGADRIVAVDLVAEKLEAARLFGATHVVDSSVADDPVAAVRAATGGGADSVLDVVGVQATAEQGLAMTAPGGGLYVVGVMDPTARISPRLFGLISAQRRIQGVYMGAADPRRDIPEIARMARSGALDLGALVSAEVGLDDIDEGYRMLRDPNVVRVVVGF
- a CDS encoding DUF1905 domain-containing protein, with the translated sequence MELRFSGVLWYWRGPAPFHFVTVPPAEAEAIHEVAPAVTYGWGMIPVAVRVGGSEWTTSLWPKDGGYIVPIKKWVQEAEGLDVDDSVGVRLRIDV
- a CDS encoding EI24 domain-containing protein yields the protein MIRSLLAGAGDLLRGFAMWRTCPGTMALGLVPAAIVALLVLAALVALGATVGDLVTWMTPFADAWDAGWAIALRVAVGAALFGATILLAAVTFTAVTLTVGDPFYERIWRAVEIDEGGEVPDEGPGFWKAAASGAVLVGVGTLNAGLVLLVGFVPVVGSVTAAVLGVVLSGRLLARELTGRAFDARGIDGTERRRMLRGHRARMLGFGVATQLLFMLPGGAVLTMPAAVAGSTMLARRVLAADEASARP
- a CDS encoding 3-methyladenine DNA glycosylase translates to MTATAPTQAAPVRLEGADWRERERAHAERAGALTAARRARVAAGESHPIDDFLFTYYSYSPRVLRRWHPGAGVELADASDTPRAEWRWYATGRAPGSLVVDREAMAAEKAGLLGTVERMLRLTAARPASFGCFGLHEWAMVYRQAEHRHDVPLRLGKRGTDEVVEANDLRCTHIDAFRFFTDEAVPRNRFAPTRETQALLEQPGCLHANMDVYKWAVKLGPLVPGELLLDAFDLARDIRWLDMAASPYDVRPWGAEPVAIETAEGKAEYVRRQRGFAERANALRRRILAAAFTEPVANSAAEPAA
- a CDS encoding LacI family DNA-binding transcriptional regulator — its product is MAATSIRDVAQHAGVSVGTVSNVLNRPGEVSAESIARVNRAIEELGYVRNDAARKLRAGTSTTVGFVVLDGQNPFFNDVVRGAEDEASKHNIAILYGNTDQDVARERLYLDLFEEQQVRGVLISPYDDVHTRLERLRQRGIPAVLVDRFSGDGRFSSVSVDSVSGGRMAVEHLIDTGRRRIAYVGGPFDIHQVADRLAGARAAAENAGFPVDLEVVATTELTVAEGVAAGTRIIERPRAQRPDALFAANDLIALGLLQALVVEGRILVPEEIAIIGFDDISFAGAAAVPLSSMRQPSGMIGRTALRTLLEEANDPESIPRQTVFQPELVVRRSTDPKKTR
- a CDS encoding sugar ABC transporter ATP-binding protein — translated: MKSFGAVVALSSGSLTLEQGSIHALIGENGAGKSTLVKIVAGLYRRDSGDFRLRGEDVDFSNTAQSKAAGIAVIYQEPTLFPDLSVTENIFMGRQPTNRFGRIDRKAMRTEAVEIFERLGVRLDPDRLTEGLSIADQQIIEIAKAISLDARVLIMDEPTAALSGVEVERLFAVARSLRDEGRALLFISHRFDEVFDLCDTVTVMRDGKYIDTMPIAETSIDELVRLMVGRDVTEMFPKLPAEIGDDVLVVDGLTSTGVFHDISFTVRSGEIVGLAGLVGAGRSEVVRAIFGVDHYETGSVQVNGQPLRKGRPTAAMAQGIALVPEDRRKQGLVLDQSVTRNVTLAIRKRLAKWGLIWGGLENASAEIWASRLEVKTAALDAETGTLSGGNQQKVVLGKWLSTEPKVLIVDEPTRGIDVGTKAEVHRLISKLAQEGLAIIMISSELPEVLGMADRVLVMREGRLTGEFDRADATPEAVMFAATAEGAAA
- a CDS encoding ABC transporter permease encodes the protein MTAVDTKPSAGNAFARSIGHVLKARETGIAIALIAVIVVATVSNPNFLFSSDGFRDLLLTPSLLMVVAVGQAIVIITRNVDLSVGSVLGLTAYLTGRLFIDIPGIPPILVFVAGVGLGALLGLINGALVAFAKVPALVITLGTLYIYRGINVAWTGSDRINASDLPASFRDLGTGELLGIPLLTIFAVIVLVVAAWYLRNLRSGRELYAIGSDPAAAHLYGLRVTRRVIAAFVVSGALAGVAGVLYAARYGTVSSSAGLGLELQAIGAAVIGGVAISGGVGTVWGAAIGAYLLLTINRALPIVGIQDFWQRAVVGVLIIGAIVLDRVLAVRQHRRLIEQREEKP
- a CDS encoding ABC transporter permease, with protein sequence MTSAIDTEHGRRTYSAHAHPLWRRLLVTRESAIIGLLFLVVLVATIAVPNFDSPLTLTFLIREIAPILLIALPMTLIIITEEIDLSVASIVGLSSVITGLGVQAGWPLPFAAVVAILVGTVAGAINGALVTFVGLPSLAVTIGTLALFRGIAVGLLGTTAISDFPEFWTDLTRMNIPGTPMPLIIVPFLVLAIIFGVLLHFTPFGRSLYAIGLNKEAAAFSGINVGLTKFWLFVMSGAVSGYAGVYFTLLYNNARGDNATGLELQIIAAVLLGGVSIFGGRGALPGVIAGVLLIGTLSSALRLAGVTSDIINVITGVLLVASVVSASFLAWLRTKRVSAIGRKKGRAEASDG
- the rhaS gene encoding rhamnose ABC transporter substrate-binding protein; translated protein: MFTLKRKRFGVGLAAVAATAALVLTGCSSDGSSDGGSSDGGSDAGSSDVSITMLPKNLGNPYFDTSTGGAEEAVSEMGGTFEEVGPSEASPTSQVQYIQTAAQQGVGGLIVSANDPEAICDALDEARSVGVKVVTFDSDTNPECRDLFINQATAEGIAQVQVDLITEQIGDEGQIAILSASANATNQNAWIEMMEAELEANHPNVELVEVAYGDDDDQTSFDKTAALLQTYPELKGIVSPTTVGIAAAARYLQTSEFQGEVALTGLGTPNQMREYVEDGTVTAFALWNPADLGYLAAYATAALISGEITGAEGDTFDAGTLGSYEVGADASVLLGDPYVFDADNIGDFDF